In Strigops habroptila isolate Jane chromosome 7, bStrHab1.2.pri, whole genome shotgun sequence, the following are encoded in one genomic region:
- the ELMOD2 gene encoding ELMO domain-containing protein 2 isoform X1, translated as MLMYFRGFLYNKYFRFWLKWLLRLLTRKCELQRVLEGSKAGARRTLSIEHSLESSKNKILRNAVHVEEAEVEKCVRDIMKEKKIEQKDTGFKTNLRICLLQISGYKKLYLNVEDLRKIPYDSDNEEHEDLLIELWNLLMPHGNLKARITKQWCDIGFQGDDPKTDFRGMGLLGLMNLVYFSKHYTDEARQILSHSNHPKLGYSYAIVGINLTEMAYSLLKNGALKSHLYNTVFGLPQMEHFHQFYCYLVYEFDKFWFEEEPESIMHFNHYREKFHEKIKGLLLDCNVILTLRDTKKP; from the exons ATGTTGATGTACTTCAGGGGCTTCCTGTACAACAAATACTTTCGGTTCTGGCTGAAGTGGCTCCTGAGGCTGCTGACTCGGAAATGCGAACTGCAGCGTGTCTTAGAGGGCTCGAAGGCAGGTGCGCGGCGGACGCTGAGCATAG AACATTCACTGGAATCATCAAAGAATAAG ATTTTGAGAAATGCTGTGCATGTTGAGGAAGCTGAAGTGGAGAAGTGTGTCAGAGacataatgaaagaaaagaaaatcgAACAGAAGGATACAGG GTTTAAGACAAATCTGCGTATATGCTTACTGCAGATATCAGGTTATAAAAAACTTTACTTGAATGTGGAAGATCTGAGGAAAATCCCATATGATTCGGATAACGAAGAGCATGAAGACCTGTTAATTGAG CTTTGGAATTTGCTGATGCCTCATGGGAATCTGAAGGCCAGAATCACCAAGCAGTGGTGTGACATTGGCTTCCAAGGTGATGACCCCAAAACAGACTTCAGAGGGATGGGCCTGCTGGGGTTAATGAATCTGGT GTATTTCAGTAAGCATTACACGGATGAAGCTCGTCAGATCCTTTCTCATTCAAATCACCCAAAGCTGGG ATATTCTTATGCAATAGTTGGAATCAACCTGACAGAAATGGCGTACAGCTTACTTAAGAACGGTGCTTTAAAGTCTCATCTGTACAACACGGTCTTTGGATTGCCGCAGATGGAGCACTTCCATCAGTTTTACT gTTACCTGGTTTATGAGTTTGACAAGTTCTGGTTTGAAGAAGAACCAGAAAGCATTATGCACTTCAACCACTACAGAGAGAAATTCCATGAAAAAATTAAGGGACTTCTACTGGATTGTAATGTAATACTGACCTTAAGAGATACAAAGAAACCTTAa
- the ELMOD2 gene encoding ELMO domain-containing protein 2 isoform X2, which translates to MLMYFRGFLYNKYFRFWLKWLLRLLTRKCELQRVLEGSKAEHSLESSKNKILRNAVHVEEAEVEKCVRDIMKEKKIEQKDTGFKTNLRICLLQISGYKKLYLNVEDLRKIPYDSDNEEHEDLLIELWNLLMPHGNLKARITKQWCDIGFQGDDPKTDFRGMGLLGLMNLVYFSKHYTDEARQILSHSNHPKLGYSYAIVGINLTEMAYSLLKNGALKSHLYNTVFGLPQMEHFHQFYCYLVYEFDKFWFEEEPESIMHFNHYREKFHEKIKGLLLDCNVILTLRDTKKP; encoded by the exons ATGTTGATGTACTTCAGGGGCTTCCTGTACAACAAATACTTTCGGTTCTGGCTGAAGTGGCTCCTGAGGCTGCTGACTCGGAAATGCGAACTGCAGCGTGTCTTAGAGGGCTCGAAGGCAG AACATTCACTGGAATCATCAAAGAATAAG ATTTTGAGAAATGCTGTGCATGTTGAGGAAGCTGAAGTGGAGAAGTGTGTCAGAGacataatgaaagaaaagaaaatcgAACAGAAGGATACAGG GTTTAAGACAAATCTGCGTATATGCTTACTGCAGATATCAGGTTATAAAAAACTTTACTTGAATGTGGAAGATCTGAGGAAAATCCCATATGATTCGGATAACGAAGAGCATGAAGACCTGTTAATTGAG CTTTGGAATTTGCTGATGCCTCATGGGAATCTGAAGGCCAGAATCACCAAGCAGTGGTGTGACATTGGCTTCCAAGGTGATGACCCCAAAACAGACTTCAGAGGGATGGGCCTGCTGGGGTTAATGAATCTGGT GTATTTCAGTAAGCATTACACGGATGAAGCTCGTCAGATCCTTTCTCATTCAAATCACCCAAAGCTGGG ATATTCTTATGCAATAGTTGGAATCAACCTGACAGAAATGGCGTACAGCTTACTTAAGAACGGTGCTTTAAAGTCTCATCTGTACAACACGGTCTTTGGATTGCCGCAGATGGAGCACTTCCATCAGTTTTACT gTTACCTGGTTTATGAGTTTGACAAGTTCTGGTTTGAAGAAGAACCAGAAAGCATTATGCACTTCAACCACTACAGAGAGAAATTCCATGAAAAAATTAAGGGACTTCTACTGGATTGTAATGTAATACTGACCTTAAGAGATACAAAGAAACCTTAa